Below is a genomic region from Brassica rapa cultivar Chiifu-401-42 chromosome A08, CAAS_Brap_v3.01, whole genome shotgun sequence.
AAAAGAAATCTTATATTATGAATGATTAGGACATTACTTATTAGTATTACCCTTAGGTGGTGGAAGTGGGAAGAGGTAAATGCACTCACATGACTTAAGAGGTAGAAACAAAACAGGCATGTGAAAACAATTAAGGACCCATAATGTAGTCCGTGAAGACATTCATTCACTTCTTTGTTTCTTAGTAAGACACGCACATACACACATGGGAACAAAAGaatctgtcttttctctgttttgttCTTTATAATGACTTGGAAGAAGTATCTTTCTTCTCTGCAGAAcagaaggaaaagaaaaagaaacacccATGGCTCTGTCTTCTAGCCTCTCAGTTTCTGTGTTTCTCTTGATCGTTGTGTCGGTTCAATGGACTCTGGTCTGCAGTGAACCCACAATCTTAGCTTCTCCTGCTGTCTTACCGTATGGCAATGCACCGGATATGTCCTCGTTTTTCCCTTCTCCGACCAAAGACCGTACATTCGATACTGCTGCATCTCCTGCTCCAGAAACAGAGGCCCCTGGTCCTAGCTCAGGCCAGTTTAATGGGAAGGTTCCAGGCATCTCCATGCGGCTGCGTCCTGATCTTCCTTTGGTTCTGGTCATTGTTGGGATCTATAGCTTACTATCTGTACTTTATTGATGTTGTAATATTTGTGTTTCGGTGAGTGTCATCTTTCCTCCTTCGAGTCTTTTTTGTTCTTAAATCTCGCGAACTTTACATGTACTACGTTGATACTGGTTACACTTatgtgtatttatttatttaagaaatTACATTGACCTTATAACTTCCTTAAATGCAGTCTAATTTGGAATTATACCTAAAGTATCATCCAAACCATGTGACTTATGCGGATTGATAACTTAACTCTATGAAGGGAAAAAATATGAACACAATTGAGTCGGTCAGAtttgttatttttgtaaaaacgAATAATTGAATAATAATGCTGACTGATGAAAAGTAGCTTAAGTTTTATAGAACGTTACAgtgaaataagaaaatattattatttgagaagGTAACAACTGTATAACCTCTTCTCTCCTCCACAAGTATCAGAAACTCATCGGAATCTAAAAAGACTCCGGCCAAAATAAAATTACAGTATCTTGAGTGCCACCTTGATATTtccttcttttattttcaaattattttacgaaaaataaaaaatgaaatatgtaGAACACAAACAAACATAACAGATGGAGAAGAAGCATCAAACCACTCTCTCATCAATTTCAAGCAAGGTTGATCGTGAAAGAGACATAAGGATGTGTCTCTGAGTCACCTGCTAAACCAGCCATGGCAGCTCCTCCATCCTCCTCGCTTTTCCAGTATAAACTGCATTGTTTTTTCATACAATCAGACTCGAACATTCAACTTCTTACATGTAGCCTATGTCTAGAGCGATAAAGCATACCTGTTGGTAGAATCACACAAGCGTTCAAGAATGGAGCGTACTTTCTTTTCACTCTTCACAGCCGGAGATAAGACGCATGCCTGGAAAATAATTCATTGACAAGAGAAAGTAGTTTGGTCAGGGAGTTAACAGGGTTGAGGGATTCACTTGAAAAAGCATAGCTTGGAGTCTTAATATACCAAGAACGCAGGAGGTAAACCATATCTCATAATGCTCTCAGCGAATATGCGCACAGCACAGAAATGCATCCAGGAGCTGAAAACCTACATATATAGACCAAACGATCAAAACAGATTCGGGTATTGATTTGTAAGATGATGTTACCAGAGCATAGCTATGTGTAGTACCTCTCCATAGCTGGTGTAGCACCATTGCAAAAGAGAGGTTCTCAAACTTTCCTGATCCTGAACCAACTTTTCTAGCTCTTGTTTACGAGTCTCTTGTGCTTCAACGCTATGTTCAAAATCACGGATCTAAAAGAAATACGATGAACAAAGGTTTGAGAATCTCTAAAGGTCATGTCAAGAAGTTGACAAGCATACTCACTTGGAACCCTTTCTCACGGGCACTTGTCCTGTAATTGTCTGCAACACGAGTAAAGAGAGTCACGGTGTAAAGAGCGTACTCATTATCCTCAAACAACTTCTTCGAGGACCTAGGAACCTGAAAACAGTTTGGATAAAGTTACCATTGGTCTAATCCATAAACTCAACAAAACAACAACTTACCACATATTCGGTTAATGTCTCATAACATGCTAGCCAGTCTTTCTGGGAGTACTTGGGAACAACAGCAAGGAGAGTCACGAGATGTTCTGACGCGACAATATCTTCTGGCTTAACCAAGTTTGAGAGATCACGAACAGCTAAGCTGTAACAAAAAGGAGGAAGATCAAACTCAGCCACATTgccattaataaaaaaaaaaagctaggcAGTAAATACCAACAGCATTATTCTGGAAAACCACATGGTCGAACATGTTTCAAGCAAACTTAGATCGATGAGAAAACTacgaagaagagaaagaaaacaaaagctaACCTTCCACTTTGCTTTCGGTTAATGGCATTGAGTTGACCGCGGACATTGTTATATTCAGCTACACGAACCTGAACACATGTGCAATCAGATTCGTTAACACTACCAATTCATTAAATCACCAGAAGATATTTCTAACCACAAAGTAAAACGAGATCTACAAGCTACTCTCCACAAAAGAAACTCGCATTGTTCAAACATGTATACCAATAGACCCATTCGAGCTAAAGGTTAAGCATCAATACCTTGAGATCATCCTCAATCTTGGCAACCTGAGACTGAATATTCTCCACAACCTCCTTCAAAGGCGACATTGTTGGGTACTTAGCTTCATCCCACACAAACCTTGACGCCAATCAAAACAAGTTTTCTCCTTTACCGAACTCGATCACATCATAACAgcaatcagaaaaaaaaaaaaaaagagataccTGGTGAGATAAGAATCAACAGGAACTCCATCAACAGTAAGAGCATTGCTCTCAACGCCAGAGATCCTCTCCAGCTCCTCGATCTGCCTCCTGATCTTCTGCGAAACTCCTTCCACAAAGCTGTTCGACTGCACATCTCAATCGATCATCACCATGATCCAATCAGGAGATGAAAACGCGAAATATTACCTTGAGCAGATCATCGCCGAGGGCGAGAAGAGAATCTAAGGTTCCAACGCGAAGATTAGGTATGTTGAACTGCGAAATTGAAATCAAAATTAGATCGAAAGCATCGTAATCATAAGATCTCTGCTGGAAATTAGATCGTACTCGATAAACAGGAGTATCGAATGAATGCTTAGAGATCTGCTCTTGGAGACGATTCCacaaggaggaagaagagtcCTTCACTGGTAGAGACACCACCCAGTACCTCGACGTCATTCTTTCTCAAAATCTCtctctgtcttcttcttctccgatgGATCTCTCTACTTCTTCAATCATGATGGATAAACCGGTTCGAATTATATTACTAACGTGAAGAAAACCAAACCGGTATGATAGTAGCACTAGACCGGTTTAGTATCTCCCCGCACGATCTCCACGAGAAAATGGGCTAATGGGCCGAGCCCAATACataaagtaaatagaaaattacCGCGAAAATTTTAGGGTTACAGTTTGTTTCTGTTTGCTCAAACTCAAAGCCCTAAACTCATCGAACCCGCCGCGAGTCTCTGCAGAGTGAGGAAGACGACTCGTCCATGGCTGACGTTGAGAATCAGCAGGAGTCTTCGTTTCCGGTGAAGCGGAAGTCGGATCTCTGTTGCCAAGAGGAGGATCATGTGCCGAGCAAAGCTCAGAAGCTTGATCCGTCGTCGAATTCTAAAGACGGAGAAGTTAACGGAAGCGGCGTCGAGAATCTTGCAgctgaagagaagaaagaaggtgGAGATGGAGAAGacgaggatgaagaagaagaggaggaggaggaggttgaTAGGAAAGGGAAAGGCATATCGAGAGAGgataaaggaaaaggaaaaatgATCGAAGTTGAGGAGAGTGACgagagtgatgatgatgatgatgaagacgaCGAAGATGGCGATGAATATGATGAAAGTGATTTGTCAGACGATCCTTTGGCGGAGGTGGATTTGGATAATATCCTACCGTCGAGGACTAGGAGACGATCGATCCAGCCTGGAGTTTTCATCTCTAATGACCGTGGTGGAGTTaacgaggatgatgatgatgatagcaGCGACGATAGTGACGCTTAAAACGTTGGTTAGTGTTGAGATTTTAGTAAAGAGAGTTCGTCTCTTGTTCAGTGGTTATTGGTCTTAATCTAGTGTTTGGAACTCTTGAACCGAagtgtgttatatatatatatatctatgatGTTATTCAGTTATTGCAATTCAAGCCATTGTGCTTGTGACTTGACATTAGGTAAAACTAGGATTGAATCGGTAGATGTGTGAGATAAGTCCATGTGACATCATGCATTGAAGGCCATGAATGATCGGTAGATGTGTGAGATAAGTCCATGAATGATCACCATTGAAAGTCTTGTTTAATCGCTTGTTTTAGAAATGAGAATAGACGCAAGGATCTGTGACATCATGCATTGAAGTGAACATTCGTGAAGTCGATAATGATGCAAGCTTATATTACATGTTTGAATAAACTAGTTTGTGTTTTCGTTTGGTTGAGTGCAATGCAACCCAAGCCTTGCACTCGTTGTGAAGGTTAGTGAGGTTTAGGGTTAAAGCTAAACTGGTTAGAGAGAATATGAGAGTACTAGAGATGATCAAGATCTCTCTGTTGGCAATGCTCTTCACTTTTTATGTTGATGATGAGTGGATATTGCAACTTTTTTCTTAAGAAGTATGTCTTTACTCGTAGTCGACAGACTGATACATAAAGTTGATCTGTGATTGTTTTGTTAATCTATTCCGCTTGGGAGAGAGTCTCTTGTGACTGCTTCCCTAAACTTTTAAAGCTAAAAGCTTCTCGACTAGATCTATGTTTGCTGCAGCGAATATCTCTGAGAGGTTAAAATGCTCTTGCATAGATTCGTATAGTTCAATTATAAGAGTTACAGATCTTTTGTCAGGAGAATATCATCATCTCTCTTATGTTTTTAATGCACGAGAAAAAGAGAGAACTGGACCACCTGGGAGTGACCTAGGAGTGACAATGAGAACTGTAAAAAGGGTTCCTTTCCGAATCTCATATCGGGAGATTCATACATACGTATGTACATAAATCAATGATATGGATATGTGTGGTTCGTATGGTGATATGCGTAATGCTGTGTTTGAATGTGTGTGAATAATTGGGACATGCGTCATCATGAGTCTCTGCTTTTTGGGCCTTTGAATCAGGCCTTCGGCTTCATAGGATAAAAGGAAAAAGAATCTCATGAACCAACCAAAAGCTGGGAAAAAGAAGAATAGGATCAGAGTTCTagatgaaaaaaacaaaaacttttacCAAGGATAGAGACTAAACTGTAGTTTTATATTGcggatatttaaaaaaaaaaaattgaaatagagttttatgataatttaaattttgatatccaggagttgacaaaaaaaatatctaggataatttttcatttagccaaaaaaaatgttatactgACTGATTTCTTGATATCCATTTGTCTGTGATAAGTTTCTCTTAACAATTTGGTAGTCTATTAGTTCTTTACcgtataaaataatttaaattaacttattagtttttttatatatatctaatatattcataataaataaatcttgTTTTTAATGCCGAATTTACCAGATAATATGCCCGCGTTAACTaagataaatagatatttaaccCGCATTAACTAAGGTGATATGGAGGTTGGTTCCACAGTAAAATCCAATAATTTCAGGCATTATCTTTCTTAGTCGACCAAAACCACTCACTATAGGCTATAGCTGGTGAAATTTCGGGACGATGGTGAAAATGGAGATGATTACTAAAAGTGATGAGATAAAGATAGATAGGTGGCCTTCACATGGCAGCCATTGTAACATATGATGGGTCAAGAGAAGTGAAATCATCACTCGTCTCCTTTTTAAAcagtaaatataaatattttgtgataATTGACCATTAACCCATAGTATGTTAGTTAGTAGTGGACTACGTATAAAAGACAAGCTTATTTTTTGGATCAAAAAgagaagctttttttttttgttattttgcgaaagatgaaataataaataagttaaGATATTTGAATGAAGCTTGTTACATTCACATACAACAGCCAATGAGGAAATTCTCTTCGGATTACGAAAAGGTAATTAGTTGATATTATGTGATTATAGATGGTCCTAATTACTTACCAATAATTAATAGGGAACCCATAGTTATCATCATTTTAAACATTAGTTAAGCAAAGAGAAATGACTCTTATTCAACCAGTAATCATGATTTGGTTTGTGTACTCTTCATTTTTACCCCTATCTCTAGATGTAATAATTTGCAAGTGGGTCTATTATTGAGCTTGATTACGAAGGTCTATGCCACtttctttatttgtttgttCCTTTTATATGTTTCATAATGGTTGTTGTCTTGAGATTTTGTCCATTTCTTCTGTTCCTTTATTATTTGTTGGTTTATTAGAAGATATATGTACTAACAGAAGTATTtgtaagttaatattttaaataatatatatctacCAAATCGAAACATAACGTAGATTATACCTAGTATCAATCCAGTATCAGTTGAATTTTGAAGAGAATAAAAACTACAACCTAAATCTTTTTCATTGGTCGAATATTAGATTAATGATTTATGAATTTGTTACAAAAAAGAATTACGAAGTAATCGAGATAGAACCCTACCCATAACAACCATCTTTTGAGAAAGATGAAAGTTTGATTAGCTTTTGAAAttgtttggttataaaatatagtatcatacaataaaatatatatgtggaAAGAGAGATGAAAACAAATTTCATGACCTTCTAATTCCGTAAATCCATCAATGGTGTCTTCGtccataaaaatacaatatacaattaacgaatttttatttgtttttttttaataaagaacTTTATTTGATTGATTATCTAATTTATACGCTTTTTTGACATCATCGCTTACATACGTTTAACGTGGTAATAACATATTCTCAGTACGACTGTACGTTTGAACTCTTTTTAGTTATATACTAATCGTTGCACTTTCTAACAACCGTGAAAGATTATCTAACAAATCAAAACCATTGAATCTTTTTATTTGTcactaattaattaattagccGAAAATATTGATTATCGCGTGTATATGTAACAAGAATCTTTCCGCCCCTATTGGCCGTGAAACTTACGTGGCAATATCGTAATAATATGAAAAAAGAAAGGGTATTTTTAAATGTCGCTTAGCTCTGACATCACTTCATCACCCTTTCTCTTTGTCGAAAGGACTCGTAAAAACCAGTGGTGCCAAACACATGCAACACCATACCACTCTTCAACGGTCAAGATTCCTTTCGCGTCTATCCGTCAAACCAATCTCCACCGTTGGATCTTCCACCCTCTTTCATAATCTCAAACCTAACCTCGGTTAAGTTTTTGGTCAGCTTGGTTTAGCTtttcctctgtttttatttCCACAGAGAAAAAAAGAGTTCCTTTGCTTTGCT
It encodes:
- the LOC103836137 gene encoding uncharacterized protein LOC103836137, which encodes MALSSSLSVSVFLLIVVSVQWTLVCSEPTILASPAVLPYGNAPDMSSFFPSPTKDRTFDTAASPAPETEAPGPSSGQFNGKVPGISMRLRPDLPLVLVIVGIYSLLSVLY
- the LOC103836138 gene encoding V-type proton ATPase subunit C, with protein sequence MTSRYWVVSLPVKDSSSSLWNRLQEQISKHSFDTPVYRFNIPNLRVGTLDSLLALGDDLLKSNSFVEGVSQKIRRQIEELERISGVESNALTVDGVPVDSYLTRFVWDEAKYPTMSPLKEVVENIQSQVAKIEDDLKVRVAEYNNVRGQLNAINRKQSGSLAVRDLSNLVKPEDIVASEHLVTLLAVVPKYSQKDWLACYETLTEYVVPRSSKKLFEDNEYALYTVTLFTRVADNYRTSAREKGFQIRDFEHSVEAQETRKQELEKLVQDQESLRTSLLQWCYTSYGEVFSSWMHFCAVRIFAESIMRYGLPPAFLACVLSPAVKSEKKVRSILERLCDSTNSLYWKSEEDGGAAMAGLAGDSETHPYVSFTINLA
- the LOC103836139 gene encoding histone H2A.Z-specific chaperone CHZ1 — translated: MADVENQQESSFPVKRKSDLCCQEEDHVPSKAQKLDPSSNSKDGEVNGSGVENLAAEEKKEGGDGEDEDEEEEEEEEVDRKGKGISREDKGKGKMIEVEESDESDDDDDEDDEDGDEYDESDLSDDPLAEVDLDNILPSRTRRRSIQPGVFISNDRGGVNEDDDDDSSDDSDA